Within Coriobacteriia bacterium, the genomic segment CCGTCGCCGACCATGATCAGGGCCACGCCGTTCGGCCAATCCTCGTGTTCCGCGGCATCCAAGAGGAGGTCGATTCCCTGCCAGGGCGACAGTGCGCCGAAGAAGACCGCATACCGTTCGGGAAGGGTGGCCGAGTGAGAGCTCCGCGCCTCAGGGGTGAACAGTCCGGTGTCAGCCCCGTTGCCGATGATCGCAGCGGGGGAGCCCGTCTCGGCTTCCAACCATGACGCCAGCTCGGGCGTCACGGCGATCCGGGCGGTCGCGCGCGCGAACTGAGACCGCGCCATGTACTCGATAACGGGCTTCGCCAGCCTCGCCCGGGGCCACATCGCGTAGAAGTCGGTGTAGGGGCCGTTACATTCTTGGATCACCGGGACCCCGAGGCGCCGAGCGGCGCGAGCCGCGAGCCACGCGAGCGCGTGTCCTCGGATATAGAGGGCGTCATAGTGGCCGGTCCTCAGGCAACGGATCAACCGTCGCTGAACGCGCGCGAACTCGGCGAGCCGGCCCGGCGCCCCGGGCGCCGCTCCTCCCGAATAGCCCGGCTCGAACAGGTCGACAGCCCAACCCAGCCGCTCCAGGCCCTCGATGATCCCGTGAACGTGAGTGTGAGCGCCCTGGCCTTCCGTGGTGGCCTGGAGCGTGAGGTATGCGACACGGCACTCAGCCATCGGTCGCCGCCCGGTCGTAGCGCTCGCGCAGGATCTCGCCGTAGAGCCGCGCGATCTCCTCGGCCTGCTCGTGCCAAGGTCGTGCGGCCGATGCGGAAGCGACCTCGCCGGCAGGGTAGGGCCACCGGCGGACCGCCCGCATGGCCTCCGAGAGACCGTGCCGGTCGTCGGCCTCGATCAGGACCCCGGTCCGCGGGTCCGCCATGATCTCGTCAAGCGCGCCCACTCGTGACGCGACCACGGGCGTCCCGCACGCCAGCGCCTCCGCGACGACCACCCCATACCCCTCCTGCCTGCTCGGAAGGATGAGCGCCGACGCCCGTCGCATCGCGTCGGCCACCTTCTCCCTCGGCAGCTCGCCCAGGAATCGCACGTTCGCGCCGTCTTCGGCGCCCGCCGACCTGCGCTTCAGCGCGCCTTCGAGCGGCCCCGAACCGGCGATCGTGAGCGGCAGGTCCCACAGGTCGCGGTTCTCGAGATACGTATCCACGAGCGCGTCGACGCCCTTCACGGGTCTGAGGGCCCCGACGAAGAGGTAGCCCAGGTCACGCTTCTCGCCGTCCGGCCGGAACAGCCGTGCGTCGTATCCGTTGTGGATGACGAGCGTGGAGGCCTCCTCTGGCAGGACCTCCTGCGCCGCGCGCTCCAGGGCCCGGCTGACGCAGACCAGGTTGGTGGCCGAGGCGATCCTGCGACTCACGACGCGGGAGAGAGCCCCCGGACGTGCCAGAACGGAGGTCACGTCGCTGCCGTGCAGCGTCACCACCGTCGGGACCGAACGGCGGAGGCCCTCGCGGACCATCACGAACCCGTCCGGGAATCCGAAGTGGGCATGCAGCACGTCGTACCGGTCGGCTCCATCGTCCAGATACCTGCGCGCCTGCCCCGTGTAGCGTGCAGCCGACAGGAGGATACCGGCACGGGTACCGTTCATCGGCCCGGCTGACGTGCTGCGATAGTGGACCGGGACCGCCTTCCCACCGGCTGAGAGCGTGACGTCGACGTCCTTCTCGAACGGCGAGCAGCAGAGCACGTCGACCCCGATGCCCGCACCTACGAGAGCCGAGACCTGCTCGGCGAGCCACGGGGCGGACGTCGGCCGCTGCACCGAGGGGAAGAGATGGCTGGCTATGAGGACGCGGGGAGGCATGGTGGGGGCCCGCCTACTCCTCGACGTAAGGAGCGATGCTCGGCTGCGCGAGGAAGGCTTCGGCTACGCGCGACCCGTCGTAGTCGGCGGCTATGCGCCGAATCACCTGTCTGCCGGCTGCCACGTCCTCCGAGAGCAGGTAGCTCTCGGCGAGGGCGGTGTCGCGAAGCACGCTGCGGGGCAGCGGCTCCAGCACGGCGATCGCCTCGCCGTACCGGTCCAGGTTGTTCAGCGCCCGTGCCTGGTGGATCCGCAAGTCGACGAGATCGGGGTAGTCCATCAGCGCGAGGTTGATCACGGCCAGGGACTTCTCGCCCACCGCCGGCCCGAGCATCCCCGAGGCCTGTCCGAGGAAGTCGATCCTCTCCAACGTGTACAGCAGCTCGTGCGGATGCTCGTCGGCCAGCCGGAAGACCTCCGCGTCGAACGCCTCGGCGGCGGAGAGCGCCTCCGCGCCGCCCTGGCTGAGAAGCGGCGTCAACGCGACGCGGCGCATGCCGAGGTACTCCAGCTGGATCGTCTTGTCCCATGGAGCGACGGCTCGCGCGCGATCGAGGCTTGCGGCGTCGCGCGTCCGCATGAACCGGCCGAGATGGTAGTCGGCCACTACGGGGACGGCCGCGCCGGCGAGGCAGACGGCGGCTACGAGCGCGCCTGTGAGCCGGACGGCGGGAGCCAGTCGGGGCGCGACCTCGCGCCCGGAAGCGCCCGGCGTCAGGAGTACCGCGACGCAGACGAAGAACAGCAGGGTGAGCGGGATCGTCGTCACGCCGAACAACGACGCCACCAGCAAGCCCGTGAAGGCTCCCAGCCATCCGACGTAGATCCCGCGCCTCCCGGGCGAATCCGCGGTCAGCCTGATGTTCCTCGCGCCCGCGTTGAAGCCGAGACCGATCATCGCGAGCAGTGCGAGCAGCGCAGGGACGCCCAGCGTGGCGGCTATCGCGATGGGGAAGCTGTGCGGGTCCTCGAAATACGACGCGGCGCCGGTAGCCGGGTCGGCGAGGGCGACGGCCTGCCGGTACCAACCGAACGTGTACGAGTCGGGACCCGTGCCGAGGACCGGCCGGTCGACGACGACGCCGGCGGCGTCCTTCCATCCGGAGATGCGCCCGCCGGAGAAGGCGTCCAGTCCGGCATCGAGCCCCGTCGTGACGCGCCGGACGATCGCCCCGGGCTGGGCGATCGCGACGCCCGCGACGACGGCGGCAAGGGCGATCGCGACGCCGGTCACGGCATGCCGGGGGGTGATCGACCTGCCCCGAACGGCGAGCGCTCCCGCCACCAACAGGCCTGCCGCGACGCCCGCCCATGCGCCCCGGACCTGGGTGACGAGCAGCCCGGCTCCCAGCACCGCGGCGGCGGATGCGGCAAGGATGCGTCCCACGCGCCGCGGCTCGGTCAGTGACAGGCTCAATGCCAGGATGAAGGGGACCACCAGGAACGTACCAAGGAAGTCCGGATTCCCGAACAACCCGCCGCCTCGGCCGTACAGGTAGCCGGCCGCGCCGATGCCCAGTTCCTCGAGATAGTCCGATCCGACGACGGCTGCTTGAAAGAGCGAGACCACGGACACGGCGACGCCGCTTCCGACGAGTACCCTCGTCAACGCGCGGACCCGGTGGGCCGAGTCCACCAGTTGCAGGATGAGGAAAGCGACGGTACCGTACGCGAGGTACGCCACGAGTCCGTTCGCCGCGTCCTTGCCGAAGAAGGCTACGGGCCGGTCCAGCGCGAACATCGTCGAGAGGACGGCAGCCGAGATCAGCGCGAGCGCTGCGAAGCCCGATCGGCGCCAGCGGACTCGCCGCACGTCTCCGAATGCCCACAAGAGGAGCGAGACCGCTGATAGAATGCCCACCGAAGCGAGTTTCGGGATGACGAACGGGTCGTACGTCAGCGGAAGCGAACGAAGTAGCATGGATGTTGCTGTCGTCGCGAGCGGAGTGAGCGACACGCAGGCCAGCAGGGCGTACCAGGACCATTGCGGCGGGCGGTTCAACGTCGTCTCCAATCGGAGTGAGATGTCGGTCCCTGACCGGATCGATCAGGAGTGTCCGCCAGCTATTCTAGTACCAATGCCGCCGAGCCCCGATGGCGCGCACAAGAGCGCGGGATACTCGAAAGGAATGTGATGGCAGGCACTCAGCCCGATGATCTCACGCACGACGGTGAGTCCGATCCCGGAGTCGTCCCCTCGAGCGGACCTCCCCCTCGCCGCGCCTCGATGTTCGACGATCCGGTCGTGAAGCTGCTGTCCGTCGTGGCCGCCGTCGTCATCGTCTTGTTCCTGTCGACGGTCGTCGCAGCTCTCTACCTCGGTATCCTGGGTTCGGATACTCCTCGCACCCGCATGGAGCGCGATCTGAACGCTTACGAGTTCCAGACCAGCGCCGGGACACGGGACCCGGAGGTCTGGCGTGCCTACATCGGGGCCCTGGTCGACAGCGGCCAGCTCCAGAAGGCGCAACAGGCCGTCGACCGCGGGATGAAGGTGATCGACGACAGGCCCGGCGCCGACATGATGTTCGCCCAGGCACAGGTACACTTCTCCTCCAAGAAGTACGAGAAGGCCGTCGAGACCGCGACGGAGGGCATGGCCGCCCTCACCGCCTACCACGAGGCGCAGCTGAAGGTCGACGGAAGCCCCGAGCAGAAGGGCCAACAGATCAGCCAGAACTACTGGGGCATGCTCTACCTGAGGGCCCTGTCGTATGTGGAGCTCGGTGAGTTCGGCGAGGCGATCGCCGACTTCGACGAATACCTTGACGAGCGGGGCGGCGCCTCGGACGTGTACGTGCTTCGCGGAGACGCCAAGGTGGAGGTCGGGGACGAGGCGGGCGCGGAGGAGGACTACCGCACCGCGCTCAACTTCATCCAGGACAACAAGGGCGCCCTCGACGGACTCGAGAAGCTGGGAGTCAAGCCATGAGCGAGATCGAGACCGGTTCGACGCAGGGCATGGCCGCCTTGACGACGCCGACCGAGCGGCCGACGGGGGGACGCAGGTCGCGTCGCGGCAGGAGGATCCTGATCGCCGTCATCATCATCCTGCTGCTCTCGCTGTGCGCCATCGGCTCGGTGCTCGTCCGCATGGTCCTCCCCTCGTCCGACCATGTGGCGGACCGCGAGGAGTCCGGCGGTGTCGAGTGGATCCGCTCCATCTACGGATGGGGCCCGGCGGAGAACCAGCTCTTCATCCGGCCGCTGAAGGTGGAGGTCGGGGCCGGCGGAGCCATCTACGTCACCGATCAGCAGTACAGCTTCGTGATGCAGTTCTCGCCAGAAGGGGTGCTTACTCGCATCATAGGCGAGGAGGCCGATCCTTCGCTCTATCGCGTCGGGGCGGTCGCCGAGGGGGACGGCCAGCTCTTCTTCGGGCAGACGGCCCAGGACCGGGTCCGGGTGTTCTCAGCCGAAGGCACAGAGGAGAGCAACTTCGAGTTCCCCAGCCCGAACGACATCGAGTTCTCGGGCGATCGGCTCGCCGTCTCGTCCAACATCGGATTCGTCGTGTTCGATAGCGAGGGTGAGTTCCTCCACGAGGTCGGGGGCAAGAGGGGGGAGGGCGACGACGAGTTCGACGTCATCTCCGGCGTGGCCTACGGTCCCGACGGGACCCTCTACATCACCGACGCCTACAACAACCGCATCAGCGCCTACGACGAGGACGGTACCCGGCTCTGGATGCAGCGGACGGGTAAGCCGCCCAAAGGCCTCGACATCACCAAGCCCGCGATGGCGGCGGCGGACGACACCACCGGCACTCCTCGTCTGCAGATGCCCGTGGACCTCGTCGTGGACGGCAACAACCGGCTCGTGGTCGTCGACGGCATGGACTTCTCGATCACCGTGTTCGACACGAAGGACGGCTCCTTCATCGCCAAGTACGGGGCTTACGGCACGAAGGAGGGTCAGCTCCTGTACCCCACGAGCATCGACTACGATCCCGAGAGGGACTGGTTCGTCGTCTCCGACGGGGGGAATCGCAGGGTCCAGATCCTGCGGATCACGGGCTCGTCCCAGGGCTCGGACGCCGCTCTGGGTG encodes:
- a CDS encoding glycosyltransferase family 4 protein is translated as MAECRVAYLTLQATTEGQGAHTHVHGIIEGLERLGWAVDLFEPGYSGGAAPGAPGRLAEFARVQRRLIRCLRTGHYDALYIRGHALAWLAARAARRLGVPVIQECNGPYTDFYAMWPRARLAKPVIEYMARSQFARATARIAVTPELASWLEAETGSPAAIIGNGADTGLFTPEARSSHSATLPERYAVFFGALSPWQGIDLLLDAAEHEDWPNGVALIMVGDGVLRPKVDRAATTSTRVVAAGVVPYHEVPGIVSGSIASMVLSHRPAEWGLSPLKLYESMACGTPVVVADVPGTSTVVREHGCGVVVPLDDSAGVARAVGYIASHPEAAGEMGVRGREASERHYSWRARAEATSEVIEDAIRTRRGDPPCAGR
- a CDS encoding glycosyltransferase, whose amino-acid sequence is MPPRVLIASHLFPSVQRPTSAPWLAEQVSALVGAGIGVDVLCCSPFEKDVDVTLSAGGKAVPVHYRSTSAGPMNGTRAGILLSAARYTGQARRYLDDGADRYDVLHAHFGFPDGFVMVREGLRRSVPTVVTLHGSDVTSVLARPGALSRVVSRRIASATNLVCVSRALERAAQEVLPEEASTLVIHNGYDARLFRPDGEKRDLGYLFVGALRPVKGVDALVDTYLENRDLWDLPLTIAGSGPLEGALKRRSAGAEDGANVRFLGELPREKVADAMRRASALILPSRQEGYGVVVAEALACGTPVVASRVGALDEIMADPRTGVLIEADDRHGLSEAMRAVRRWPYPAGEVASASAARPWHEQAEEIARLYGEILRERYDRAATDG
- a CDS encoding O-antigen ligase family protein, which codes for MLLRSLPLTYDPFVIPKLASVGILSAVSLLLWAFGDVRRVRWRRSGFAALALISAAVLSTMFALDRPVAFFGKDAANGLVAYLAYGTVAFLILQLVDSAHRVRALTRVLVGSGVAVSVVSLFQAAVVGSDYLEELGIGAAGYLYGRGGGLFGNPDFLGTFLVVPFILALSLSLTEPRRVGRILAASAAAVLGAGLLVTQVRGAWAGVAAGLLVAGALAVRGRSITPRHAVTGVAIALAAVVAGVAIAQPGAIVRRVTTGLDAGLDAFSGGRISGWKDAAGVVVDRPVLGTGPDSYTFGWYRQAVALADPATGAASYFEDPHSFPIAIAATLGVPALLALLAMIGLGFNAGARNIRLTADSPGRRGIYVGWLGAFTGLLVASLFGVTTIPLTLLFFVCVAVLLTPGASGREVAPRLAPAVRLTGALVAAVCLAGAAVPVVADYHLGRFMRTRDAASLDRARAVAPWDKTIQLEYLGMRRVALTPLLSQGGAEALSAAEAFDAEVFRLADEHPHELLYTLERIDFLGQASGMLGPAVGEKSLAVINLALMDYPDLVDLRIHQARALNNLDRYGEAIAVLEPLPRSVLRDTALAESYLLSEDVAAGRQVIRRIAADYDGSRVAEAFLAQPSIAPYVEE
- a CDS encoding tetratricopeptide repeat protein — protein: MAGTQPDDLTHDGESDPGVVPSSGPPPRRASMFDDPVVKLLSVVAAVVIVLFLSTVVAALYLGILGSDTPRTRMERDLNAYEFQTSAGTRDPEVWRAYIGALVDSGQLQKAQQAVDRGMKVIDDRPGADMMFAQAQVHFSSKKYEKAVETATEGMAALTAYHEAQLKVDGSPEQKGQQISQNYWGMLYLRALSYVELGEFGEAIADFDEYLDERGGASDVYVLRGDAKVEVGDEAGAEEDYRTALNFIQDNKGALDGLEKLGVKP
- a CDS encoding NHL repeat-containing protein, which encodes MSEIETGSTQGMAALTTPTERPTGGRRSRRGRRILIAVIIILLLSLCAIGSVLVRMVLPSSDHVADREESGGVEWIRSIYGWGPAENQLFIRPLKVEVGAGGAIYVTDQQYSFVMQFSPEGVLTRIIGEEADPSLYRVGAVAEGDGQLFFGQTAQDRVRVFSAEGTEESNFEFPSPNDIEFSGDRLAVSSNIGFVVFDSEGEFLHEVGGKRGEGDDEFDVISGVAYGPDGTLYITDAYNNRISAYDEDGTRLWMQRTGKPPKGLDITKPAMAAADDTTGTPRLQMPVDLVVDGNNRLVVVDGMDFSITVFDTKDGSFIAKYGAYGTKEGQLLYPTSIDYDPERDWFVVSDGGNRRVQILRITGSSQGSDAALGAVRRALAGPLRALIFPLLLLLLLIILWAVLRKRRRTGEEQAVMVSDDPDQAPGGERSA